In Archangium lipolyticum, the following are encoded in one genomic region:
- a CDS encoding SMEK domain-containing protein, whose amino-acid sequence MITRGYFIGEIVDGLSDIAHQVDTRTKLGLTDLNLFVENFFKTALNLLLDINLENMNQERSNFPGLDLADVVKGWAFQITSQKTSAKVNETLTKITDDQLRDYTSIRVLVVGKKQSTYSLDDDQKLRTGFTEGNVLDVDDLCKLAMDLPIDRLQSLYDHVRKETASVKIDLEVPDEEGKYPTTIYDYIEKIPQPKLSDFARYAASEQVVQTGLTREAVEKDFRALAAELAKLPRITREFFAVLIERRDDDEQRHFGDDRFRVNTDRLKRILRYPDLDGELRILQAHRFVDYREPDQHGDSGHWRLFFPGTSEYFHFMVDEFLKKRGLSWRRPIVDLDFSEF is encoded by the coding sequence ATGATCACCCGAGGGTACTTCATAGGCGAGATCGTCGATGGGCTCAGCGACATCGCTCACCAAGTCGACACGCGGACGAAGCTTGGTCTGACCGACCTGAACCTCTTCGTCGAGAATTTTTTCAAGACTGCACTGAACCTCCTTCTCGACATCAACCTCGAGAACATGAACCAAGAGCGGAGCAACTTCCCCGGGCTCGACCTCGCCGATGTGGTCAAGGGCTGGGCGTTCCAGATCACCTCGCAGAAGACATCTGCGAAGGTAAACGAGACCTTGACCAAGATTACCGACGATCAGTTGCGCGACTACACGAGCATCAGGGTGCTTGTCGTAGGCAAGAAGCAATCGACCTATTCCCTGGACGATGATCAGAAGCTGCGGACCGGCTTCACGGAGGGTAACGTTCTAGACGTTGACGATCTCTGCAAACTCGCCATGGACCTGCCGATCGACCGGCTCCAGTCGCTCTACGACCATGTGCGCAAAGAGACCGCGAGCGTGAAGATCGATCTCGAGGTGCCCGACGAGGAAGGCAAATACCCGACGACAATCTACGACTATATCGAGAAGATCCCACAACCGAAGCTGTCCGACTTCGCGCGCTACGCCGCTTCGGAGCAGGTGGTGCAAACGGGCCTCACGAGAGAGGCCGTGGAGAAGGATTTCCGCGCGCTCGCTGCGGAACTGGCCAAGCTGCCTCGCATAACCCGGGAGTTCTTCGCCGTCCTCATTGAGAGGCGCGACGACGACGAGCAGAGGCACTTTGGAGACGACCGCTTCCGCGTAAATACAGACCGGCTCAAGCGCATATTGCGTTATCCGGACTTGGACGGAGAGCTTCGCATTCTTCAGGCGCACCGCTTCGTCGATTACCGGGAGCCCGATCAACACGGAGACAGCGGCCACTGGCGGCTGTTCTTCCCGGGAACCTCGGAGTACTTTCACTTCATGGTGGATGAGTTCCTGAAGAAGCGTGGGCTTTCGTGGCGCCGACCGATCGTTGACCTTGACTTCAGCGAATTCTAA
- a CDS encoding AAA family ATPase: MQAQFQQLRDELRARFPERQEVIDGTLAALLIREHVLILGPPGTAKSALVRAMAHAFGGNYFERVLTRHTVAEELLGPLCPQALEEGRYAHVPVGMLPEAHFVLVGNVFAANGPVINLLLRLLDERVVLADAPVPLISLFGTTTELPEDNAQESLLDRFLLRFEVDYLQRPSSFRDVLTAPGPVDTTVLGMEALRAMHADITNVKVTADTLEAIVALRDALKFEGMVASDRRWKRSLRLLQAVAFLAGEVQTSPEDLAVLVNVVWRHPRERPRLSRLVTKLINPAVFQANEVLEDARQAAAQAQALRTQHRRAYVAQAARVLLMLRAQVEMLVQLSESASRRARLVIDDAVTELNELHAELTRDVHANQGLKLLK, translated from the coding sequence ATGCAAGCCCAGTTCCAGCAGCTGCGCGACGAGCTGCGCGCACGTTTCCCCGAGCGCCAGGAAGTCATCGACGGAACCCTCGCTGCCCTCCTCATCCGAGAACACGTCCTCATTCTCGGCCCACCAGGCACCGCGAAGTCCGCCCTCGTCCGGGCCATGGCACATGCCTTCGGTGGCAACTACTTTGAGCGGGTCCTCACGCGGCACACCGTGGCGGAGGAGTTGCTTGGCCCGCTGTGTCCCCAGGCTCTTGAAGAAGGGCGCTACGCCCATGTCCCCGTGGGGATGCTGCCCGAGGCTCACTTCGTCCTCGTCGGCAACGTCTTCGCGGCCAACGGCCCCGTGATCAACCTGCTCCTCCGACTCCTCGATGAGCGTGTCGTCCTCGCCGACGCGCCCGTCCCCCTAATCAGCCTCTTCGGCACCACGACCGAGCTGCCCGAGGACAACGCGCAGGAGTCCCTCCTCGACCGATTCCTGCTGCGCTTCGAGGTGGACTACCTCCAGCGGCCCAGCAGCTTCCGGGACGTCCTCACCGCACCCGGGCCCGTCGACACCACCGTCCTGGGCATGGAGGCACTGCGTGCCATGCATGCGGACATCACCAACGTGAAGGTGACGGCGGACACCCTGGAGGCCATCGTCGCGCTACGAGATGCGTTGAAGTTCGAGGGCATGGTCGCCTCCGACCGGCGCTGGAAGAGGTCGCTGCGCCTGCTCCAAGCCGTCGCCTTCCTCGCGGGCGAGGTGCAGACGTCTCCCGAGGATCTCGCGGTTCTGGTGAACGTCGTCTGGCGCCATCCACGCGAGAGGCCCCGCCTGTCTCGCCTCGTGACCAAGCTGATCAACCCGGCGGTCTTCCAGGCCAACGAGGTACTGGAGGACGCACGCCAAGCGGCTGCCCAGGCGCAAGCCCTCAGGACTCAACACCGGCGGGCTTACGTCGCCCAGGCGGCGCGGGTGCTGCTGATGCTGCGAGCTCAGGTGGAGATGCTGGTGCAACTTTCCGAGTCCGCCAGCCGCCGCGCTCGACTCGTCATCGACGATGCCGTCACCGAGTTGAACGAGCTGCACGCGGAGCTGACCCGCGACGTTCACGCCAACCAGGGCCTCAAGCTGTTGAAGTGA